One genomic region from Lineus longissimus chromosome 6, tnLinLong1.2, whole genome shotgun sequence encodes:
- the LOC135489652 gene encoding uncharacterized protein LOC135489652: MTSTKSRADHLTTNPETRIYSTKFMHVPEQLINEGKLLINPPDAHIVTLKNAATSPLKTRLSVQGTVTQVEEKKTAIARGKPVQIQTVTLKDQTAEVKCTLWREAADTNLMTPGNHIKITNAYTHYSTFHKAQQLNTSDDSSITPVEEPPRFAQQQLIAIDITEIPDELTVLAEEDDNYQEFSTTKQVVLQSFEVESLDDIQDILPATATVTIRNKCITAIALA, encoded by the exons ATGACTTCAACGAAATCCAGAGCCGACCATCTCACGACCAACCCCGAAACACGCATTTACAGCACGAAATTCATGCACGTACCAGAACAACTTATCAACGAAGGCAAACTCCTCATCAACCCACCAGATGCACACATTGTCACGCTCAAGAATGCTGCTACTTCACCACTAAAAACACGTCTCTCAGTCCAAGGGACAGTCACACAG gttgaagaaaaaaagacagCAATTGCCAGGGGCAAACCAGTCCAAATCCAGACAGTGACTTTAAAGGACCAAACGGCGGAGGTGAAATGTACTCTTTGGAGAGAGGCAGCTGACACCAACCTCATGACCCCAGGAAACCACATCAAAATCACCAACGCGTACACACATTACAGCACCTTCCACAAGGCCCAACAATTGAACACATCGGATGATTCATCTATAACA CCCGTCGAAGAACCGCCACGCTTCGCTCAACAACAGTTGATTGCTATCGACATTACAGAAATCCCAGATGAGTTGACAGTACTTGCTGAGGAGGACGATAACTACCAAGAATTCAGCACAACCAAACAAGTTGTCCTTCAGTCCTTCGAAGTCGAATCCCTTGATGACATACAAGACATCCTCCCAGCTACTGCCACCGTCACCATCAGAAACAAATGCATCACTGCAATTGCCCTAGCATAA